A genomic region of Caulobacter sp. NIBR2454 contains the following coding sequences:
- a CDS encoding mechanosensitive ion channel family protein, which produces MQTNAPQEIEQAVRNPITLDENLVRKAVDVLGSFAVNFVVAVIILLVTFWLAKTLSGVVRRSLTRVHRRNPDPTLASFGASLTRYVIIFVGVIAVLQQLGVQTTSILAVLGAASLAVGLALQGTLSNVAAGVMLLIFRPYRVGDTIETATRKGVVTSLDLFVTELAMGDNTKVIVPNGKVFGDVILNYTHYPRHRADLVWKVPYKTDIPAMLEALNARIAADPRIRKDPPPVVEITAMSEAFVEGAVRVWTAREDEGSTKSDLLLAIRILSEDAQADLPPLHPPAPKPTASERRRKRHLSLKALARSKVSPNNNGLTPE; this is translated from the coding sequence ATGCAGACAAACGCACCGCAGGAAATCGAACAGGCCGTTCGCAACCCGATCACCCTGGACGAGAATCTCGTTCGCAAGGCCGTGGACGTGCTCGGCTCCTTCGCCGTCAATTTCGTTGTCGCCGTCATCATCCTGCTGGTCACCTTCTGGCTGGCCAAGACGCTGTCAGGCGTTGTGCGGCGCTCTCTGACCCGCGTTCATCGGCGCAATCCCGATCCGACCCTGGCCAGCTTTGGCGCGTCCTTGACGCGCTATGTGATCATTTTCGTGGGCGTCATCGCCGTGCTGCAGCAGCTGGGCGTGCAGACGACATCCATCCTGGCGGTGCTGGGCGCGGCGTCTCTGGCGGTCGGTCTGGCGCTGCAGGGAACACTGTCGAACGTGGCGGCCGGCGTGATGCTGCTGATCTTCCGCCCCTATCGAGTGGGAGACACCATAGAGACGGCGACCCGCAAGGGCGTGGTCACATCGCTGGATCTGTTCGTCACCGAACTGGCCATGGGGGACAACACCAAGGTCATCGTGCCTAACGGCAAGGTCTTCGGGGATGTGATCCTCAACTACACCCACTATCCGCGCCATCGCGCCGACCTGGTCTGGAAGGTCCCCTACAAGACGGACATTCCCGCCATGCTGGAGGCGCTGAACGCGCGCATCGCCGCCGACCCGCGCATCCGCAAGGACCCGCCCCCGGTGGTTGAGATCACCGCCATGAGCGAAGCCTTCGTCGAAGGCGCGGTGCGGGTGTGGACGGCGCGCGAGGACGAGGGCTCGACCAAGTCGGACCTGCTGCTGGCGATCCGCATCCTGTCCGAGGACGCCCAGGCCGACCTGCCGCCCCTGCACCCGCCCGCGCCCAAGCCGACGGCGAGCGAACGCCGCCGCAAGCGTCACCTCAGCCTCAAGGCCCTGGCGCGCAGCAAAGTATCGCCCAACAACAATGGGTTAACGCCCGAATAA
- a CDS encoding patatin-like phospholipase family protein: protein MPKSDTPSPVLDPRRRRRLAHSPAGAEPRGFEGVRLTVTEAQDALTAAADRIAAPRSLWSRTPFEILAVSGGAAGGAFGAGILVGLSRAGRRPNFAIVTGVSTGALIAPFAFLGSAWDERLTEAYTGGHAARLLTLRKAIPGLGGLLRAESMDALIAPFVDEDLLLAVARAHAEGRRLFVATTDLDRQQACIWDMGAIASYARPGDSDAALKLFRDVLAASASLPGLFPPRLIASRADDEDFEEMHVDGGVAAPLFILPEALLRDRNIGRRFRGGRVRVIVNTVLDPAPRTTPSNLPAILMRSFDTMLRFSYRQAISVAATFCAGAGVPLEIASIPYDPNHGSMVKFDTDSMRRMFDAAVASVAEGKAWVTATPEPATLSGMFSRSFRPGKPAPV from the coding sequence TTGCCGAAGTCCGACACGCCTTCGCCTGTCCTTGATCCGCGCCGCCGGCGGCGGTTGGCGCATAGCCCCGCCGGGGCTGAGCCGAGGGGTTTCGAAGGCGTTCGTCTGACGGTCACCGAGGCGCAGGACGCCCTGACGGCGGCCGCCGACCGCATAGCGGCGCCCCGTTCCTTGTGGTCGCGCACGCCGTTCGAAATCCTGGCCGTATCGGGCGGAGCCGCAGGCGGCGCGTTCGGAGCCGGCATATTGGTCGGTCTTTCGCGGGCCGGCCGCAGACCCAACTTCGCCATCGTCACGGGCGTTTCGACCGGGGCCCTGATCGCGCCCTTCGCCTTCCTCGGCTCGGCGTGGGATGAGCGACTGACCGAAGCTTATACCGGAGGGCATGCCGCGCGCCTCCTGACACTGCGCAAGGCGATTCCAGGGCTGGGCGGGCTATTACGCGCCGAGTCGATGGACGCGCTCATCGCCCCGTTCGTGGACGAGGACCTGCTGCTGGCCGTAGCCCGCGCCCATGCCGAGGGGCGGCGGCTGTTCGTGGCGACCACCGACCTTGATCGTCAGCAGGCCTGCATCTGGGACATGGGGGCGATCGCCTCCTACGCCCGACCTGGCGACAGCGATGCAGCCCTGAAGTTGTTCCGGGACGTCCTGGCCGCCTCCGCCAGCCTGCCCGGCCTGTTCCCGCCGCGTCTGATCGCCAGCCGCGCTGACGATGAGGATTTCGAAGAGATGCATGTGGACGGCGGTGTCGCCGCTCCCCTGTTCATCCTGCCCGAGGCGCTGCTGCGCGACCGCAACATCGGTCGCCGTTTCCGCGGCGGGCGGGTGAGAGTGATCGTCAACACCGTCCTGGATCCGGCGCCGCGAACCACGCCCAGCAATCTGCCCGCGATCCTGATGCGCAGCTTCGACACCATGCTGCGGTTTTCCTACCGCCAGGCGATCAGCGTGGCCGCCACTTTCTGCGCGGGCGCGGGGGTTCCGCTGGAGATCGCCTCAATCCCCTATGACCCCAATCACGGCAGCATGGTGAAATTCGACACCGACAGCATGCGGCGTATGTTCGACGCCGCCGTGGCGAGCGTCGCGGAGGGCAAGGCCTGGGTCACGGCGACGCCGGAGCCGGCGACGCTGAGCGGGATGTTCAGCCGCTCATTTCGCCCCGGAAAGCCCGCGCCGGTCTAG
- a CDS encoding DUF3667 domain-containing protein has protein sequence MDLDAAGVGATNGLIGAAVERPAGKAGDHHGTCADCGAETSGKFCSNCGQPTHVHRSLLHLGEEILHGVMHFDSRIWRTLPLLFLNPGRLTREWVEGKRSRYVSPLGMYLFTVFVVFMLLSFAPAARQEGQPAANNKPEVSGTTLFRAANEVTQAEVAKENLPASATAQQRQAADARIATARKALDEANEAMSSDPTPPDVAVISADWSKEIQSLAAKGELKANTGNKALDKKLNKKLQNPELALYKIQQTFYKFSFLLIPISIPFVALLFLWKRRFTLYDHGVFVLYSLTFIAILFLLGSVAMWAGAQLNLVSLAVMLAIPAHMFAQLKGAYGLSVFSTSWRLFMLLNFCAVTLCLFLTAIIMLGLTG, from the coding sequence ATGGATCTGGATGCGGCCGGCGTAGGCGCCACCAACGGCTTGATCGGCGCGGCCGTCGAGCGGCCTGCCGGCAAGGCGGGCGACCACCACGGGACCTGCGCTGACTGCGGCGCGGAGACCAGCGGGAAGTTCTGCTCCAACTGCGGCCAGCCCACCCACGTCCACCGCTCGCTGCTGCATCTTGGCGAGGAGATTTTGCACGGGGTCATGCACTTCGACAGCCGCATCTGGCGCACCCTGCCGCTGCTGTTCCTCAATCCAGGCCGCCTGACGCGCGAGTGGGTCGAGGGCAAACGCTCGCGCTATGTCTCGCCGCTCGGCATGTATCTCTTCACGGTCTTCGTGGTGTTCATGCTGCTTAGCTTCGCGCCCGCCGCCCGCCAGGAAGGCCAGCCGGCCGCCAACAATAAGCCAGAGGTGAGCGGCACTACCCTGTTCCGCGCCGCCAACGAGGTGACTCAGGCTGAAGTAGCCAAGGAAAATTTGCCGGCCAGCGCCACGGCGCAACAACGACAGGCCGCCGACGCTCGCATCGCAACGGCGCGCAAGGCCCTTGATGAGGCCAACGAGGCGATGTCGAGCGATCCCACGCCGCCGGACGTCGCGGTGATCTCCGCCGACTGGTCCAAGGAGATTCAGTCCTTGGCCGCAAAGGGAGAGCTGAAGGCGAACACGGGTAACAAAGCCTTGGATAAAAAGCTCAATAAGAAGCTGCAGAACCCGGAACTGGCGCTCTATAAAATCCAACAGACCTTCTACAAATTCAGCTTTTTGCTGATCCCGATCTCCATACCCTTCGTGGCCCTGTTATTTCTGTGGAAGCGGCGATTCACGCTCTACGATCACGGGGTGTTCGTTCTCTACTCCCTGACCTTCATCGCCATCCTCTTCCTGCTCGGTTCAGTGGCCATGTGGGCCGGCGCCCAGCTGAACTTGGTCAGTCTGGCCGTCATGCTGGCGATACCCGCCCATATGTTCGCTCAGCTAAAAGGCGCCTATGGCCTAAGCGTCTTCTCCACCAGTTGGCGTCTGTTCATGCTGCTGAACTTCTGCGCGGTGACCCTGTGCCTGTTCCTGACGGCCATCATAATGCTGGGCCTGACGGGTTAA
- a CDS encoding DegT/DnrJ/EryC1/StrS family aminotransferase: MSMIPFIDLAAQQRRIRDRLDAAMARVLDHGGYVMGPEVREFEAKLAAFGQAKLALSCANGTDAIALPLMAWGIGAGEAVFCPSFTFTATPEVVPWTGATPVFVDILPDTFNIDPVQLEAAIAGVKAKGELKPAAVIAVDLFGQPADYPALRAICDREGLKLISDSAQGFGCTLGGKHPLHWADVATTSFFPAKPLGCYGDGGAVLTNDQALWDLMDSYRVHGKAVAADLNGRVFEHEAKYLNARIGMNSRLDTLQAAILIEKLAIFEEEIGMRQVVADRYAEGLKGAVLATPKVIDGGQSVWAQYVIEHENRDGLAAYLKTQGVPTAVYYPVPMHIQEPYAHFPRGEGGLKVTEAKAQTVLALPMHPYMDEAIQTRIILAIRAFNG, translated from the coding sequence ATGAGCATGATTCCCTTTATCGATCTGGCTGCCCAGCAACGGCGTATCCGCGACCGCCTCGACGCCGCCATGGCGCGCGTCCTCGATCACGGAGGCTATGTCATGGGACCCGAGGTGCGCGAGTTCGAAGCCAAGCTCGCCGCCTTCGGCCAGGCCAAGCTGGCGCTGTCCTGCGCCAATGGCACCGACGCCATCGCCTTGCCGCTCATGGCCTGGGGGATCGGTGCGGGGGAAGCGGTGTTCTGTCCGTCCTTCACCTTCACGGCCACGCCGGAAGTCGTGCCGTGGACCGGCGCGACGCCAGTCTTCGTCGACATCCTGCCTGACACCTTCAATATCGACCCTGTGCAGCTGGAGGCCGCCATCGCGGGCGTAAAGGCCAAGGGCGAGCTGAAGCCCGCCGCGGTGATCGCCGTCGACCTGTTCGGTCAGCCCGCCGACTATCCGGCCCTGCGCGCCATCTGCGACCGCGAGGGGCTGAAGCTGATTTCCGACAGCGCCCAGGGCTTTGGCTGCACCTTGGGCGGCAAGCATCCCCTGCACTGGGCGGATGTCGCCACCACCAGCTTTTTCCCGGCAAAGCCGCTGGGCTGTTATGGCGACGGCGGGGCGGTCCTGACCAACGATCAGGCCCTGTGGGACCTGATGGACAGCTATAGGGTCCACGGCAAGGCGGTGGCGGCGGACCTGAACGGCCGCGTCTTCGAGCATGAGGCCAAATATCTCAACGCCCGCATCGGGATGAATTCGCGCCTCGACACCTTGCAGGCGGCGATTCTCATCGAGAAGCTGGCGATCTTCGAAGAGGAGATCGGCATGCGCCAGGTGGTGGCCGACCGCTATGCCGAAGGTCTCAAGGGCGCGGTGCTGGCGACGCCCAAGGTGATCGATGGCGGACAGTCGGTCTGGGCGCAGTACGTCATCGAACATGAAAACCGCGACGGCCTCGCCGCCTATCTGAAGACCCAAGGCGTGCCGACGGCGGTCTATTATCCGGTGCCCATGCACATCCAGGAGCCCTATGCCCATTTCCCGCGCGGCGAAGGCGGCCTGAAGGTGACCGAGGCCAAGGCGCAAACGGTTCTGGCCCTGCCGATGCACCCCTATATGGACGAAGCCATCCAGACCCGGATCATCCTCGCTATCCGGGCCTTCAACGGCTAG
- a CDS encoding MBL fold metallo-hydrolase yields the protein MPPLVQAFFDPATSTVSYIVSDPQSRQAAIVDPVLDFDPKAARITTTSADRLLAHIADQGLALTYVLETHAHADHLSAAELIRERTGAKIVIGAHITDVQKTFGPLFDAEDVRADGSAFDYLIDEGQTLPLGELDISVLHTPGHTPACVTYRIGDAAFVGDTLFMPDYGTARADFPGGDAAVLYRSIRKILDLPPETRIFVGHDYQPAGREPAWETTVAAEREGNVHVHDSVGEAEFVAMREARDATLAAPTLILPSLQVNIRAGALPPAEPSGRVFLRLPVNAI from the coding sequence ATGCCCCCCCTTGTTCAAGCCTTCTTCGATCCAGCCACCTCTACGGTCAGCTATATCGTCTCCGATCCGCAAAGCCGTCAGGCCGCGATCGTCGATCCGGTGCTGGACTTCGACCCCAAGGCCGCGCGGATCACCACCACCTCGGCCGATCGACTTTTGGCGCACATCGCCGACCAGGGGTTGGCGCTGACCTATGTGCTGGAGACTCATGCGCACGCCGATCATCTCTCCGCCGCAGAACTGATCCGCGAGCGCACGGGCGCCAAGATCGTCATCGGCGCCCACATCACTGACGTACAGAAGACCTTCGGCCCGCTGTTCGACGCTGAGGACGTCCGTGCGGACGGGAGCGCCTTTGACTATCTGATCGACGAAGGCCAGACCCTGCCCCTGGGCGAGCTGGACATTTCGGTTCTGCATACCCCAGGGCACACGCCTGCCTGCGTGACCTATCGGATTGGCGACGCCGCCTTTGTCGGCGACACGCTGTTCATGCCCGACTACGGCACGGCGCGGGCTGACTTTCCCGGCGGAGACGCGGCGGTGCTCTATCGCTCTATCCGCAAGATTTTGGACCTGCCGCCGGAAACTCGGATCTTTGTCGGCCATGACTATCAGCCCGCAGGGCGTGAACCGGCGTGGGAGACCACGGTAGCGGCCGAGCGCGAAGGCAACGTCCACGTCCACGACAGTGTCGGCGAGGCCGAGTTCGTGGCCATGCGCGAGGCGCGGGATGCGACCTTGGCCGCCCCGACACTGATCCTGCCTTCGCTGCAGGTGAACATCCGCGCCGGCGCCCTGCCTCCAGCCGAGCCTTCGGGCCGGGTGTTCCTGCGCCTGCCGGTGAACGCGATCTAG
- a CDS encoding ArsR/SmtB family transcription factor, which produces MFDLVKFDIAQFEANAAQAAKLLRALGNERRLMILCQLTDGERSVGELQPVVGLSQSALSQHLAVLREEGVVATRREGQTIWYRIEDPAAVRVVATLAEIFCPPDMRNSHDRPSDPPKSR; this is translated from the coding sequence ATGTTCGATCTCGTGAAATTCGACATCGCCCAATTCGAAGCCAATGCGGCGCAGGCGGCCAAGCTCTTGCGCGCACTCGGCAACGAGCGGCGTCTGATGATCCTGTGCCAGCTCACTGACGGCGAACGCTCCGTCGGCGAACTGCAGCCTGTCGTCGGGCTATCCCAATCCGCACTCTCCCAGCACCTGGCGGTGTTGAGGGAGGAGGGGGTGGTGGCCACCCGGCGGGAGGGCCAGACGATCTGGTACCGGATTGAAGACCCAGCAGCTGTTCGGGTGGTGGCGACGCTCGCGGAGATCTTCTGTCCCCCGGATATGAGGAATAGCCATGACCGCCCGTCTGATCCCCCTAAGTCCCGCTGA
- a CDS encoding rhodanese family protein, giving the protein MTARLIPLSPAEVATRLKIGRAVLVDVREPDEYARAHIPGALSRPLSSFERAALKIEPSREVVFTCRTGMRTGANCDRLAAAVEGDAYVLEGGLDAWTRQGMPVRENPNAPLEMMRQVQIGAGGLVLIGALLGVLVHPGFLGVPIFVGAGLLMAGITGFCGMARLLALAPWNRAA; this is encoded by the coding sequence ATGACCGCCCGTCTGATCCCCCTAAGTCCCGCTGAAGTCGCCACGCGCCTGAAGATCGGCCGCGCCGTCCTCGTCGATGTCCGCGAGCCTGACGAATACGCCCGGGCCCATATCCCTGGCGCCCTGTCGCGGCCCCTTTCCAGTTTCGAGCGCGCCGCTCTCAAGATCGAGCCTTCGCGGGAGGTCGTTTTCACCTGCCGTACCGGCATGCGGACCGGCGCCAATTGCGACCGCTTGGCGGCCGCCGTCGAGGGTGACGCCTATGTGCTGGAAGGCGGCCTGGACGCCTGGACCCGTCAAGGCATGCCGGTGCGCGAAAACCCCAACGCGCCGCTGGAGATGATGCGTCAGGTGCAGATCGGCGCCGGCGGCCTCGTCCTGATCGGCGCCCTGCTCGGGGTTCTGGTCCACCCTGGCTTTCTCGGTGTTCCCATCTTCGTTGGCGCTGGTCTGCTGATGGCGGGGATCACAGGCTTTTGCGGCATGGCCCGCCTGCTGGCCTTGGCGCCTTGGAATCGCGCGGCCTGA
- a CDS encoding cisplatin damage response ATP-dependent DNA ligase, protein MRAFAHLLDRLSLTSSRNAKLVLVRDHLANVADPDRGWALAALTGELSLNAAKPAFVRKAVEARMDPVLFGWSYDFVGDLAETVSLVWPAQPGANREPELSEVIDALRTASRAEVQALIERWLDALDPDGRWALLKLVTGGLRVGLSARLAKQACADLAALNGQEVSVAEIEELWHAVEPPYADLFAWLEGRADKPDADHPGRFRPVMLAHAIDEAVDFPKLDPSDYAAEWKWDGIRVQAVSERGVRRLYTRTGDDVSGSFPDVVSQLDFEGALDGELIVLRDGHLGAFNDLQQRLGRKAADAKLLAAYPAGIRAYDLLLDGEEDLRALPFSERRKRLEAFVARIASPQIDLSPLQPFETWEELTALRAEPPEGDAQLSEGLMLKRWDSAYEAGRPKGPWFKWKRDPHLIDAVLMYAQRGHGKRSSFYSDYTFGVWREDAEGERSLTPVGKAYFGFTDEELKLLDKFVRDNTTDRFGPVRAVKAGVDFGLVLEVAFEGLQRSTRHKSGVAMRFPRISRIRWDKPAREADELATLERMLG, encoded by the coding sequence ATGCGCGCCTTCGCCCATCTGCTCGACCGGCTATCCCTGACCAGCTCGCGCAATGCCAAGCTCGTGCTTGTGCGCGACCATTTGGCCAATGTCGCTGATCCCGACAGGGGGTGGGCGCTGGCGGCCCTGACCGGCGAGCTTTCATTAAACGCCGCCAAGCCCGCCTTCGTTCGCAAGGCGGTCGAGGCGCGGATGGACCCGGTTCTGTTCGGCTGGTCCTATGATTTCGTGGGCGACCTCGCCGAGACCGTATCGCTGGTGTGGCCCGCCCAGCCGGGCGCCAACCGTGAGCCGGAACTTAGCGAGGTCATCGACGCCTTGCGCACGGCCAGCCGAGCGGAGGTCCAGGCCCTGATTGAGCGATGGCTGGACGCACTCGACCCCGACGGCCGATGGGCGTTGCTAAAGCTAGTTACAGGCGGCCTGCGCGTGGGCCTGTCGGCGCGGCTGGCCAAGCAGGCCTGCGCCGACCTGGCCGCCCTTAACGGGCAGGAGGTCAGTGTCGCTGAGATCGAGGAACTGTGGCACGCGGTCGAGCCGCCCTATGCCGACCTGTTCGCCTGGCTGGAAGGCCGGGCGGACAAGCCGGACGCCGACCACCCTGGCCGCTTCCGGCCCGTGATGCTGGCCCACGCCATCGACGAGGCGGTCGACTTTCCGAAACTCGATCCCTCCGACTACGCCGCCGAGTGGAAATGGGACGGCATCCGCGTGCAGGCGGTGAGCGAGCGCGGCGTGCGCCGCCTCTACACCCGTACGGGCGACGATGTGTCCGGCAGTTTTCCCGACGTGGTCTCGCAGCTCGATTTCGAGGGCGCGCTGGATGGTGAGCTGATCGTCCTGCGCGACGGGCATCTCGGCGCCTTCAACGACCTGCAGCAGCGCCTGGGCCGCAAGGCGGCGGACGCCAAGCTGCTGGCTGCCTATCCAGCCGGCATCCGAGCCTATGACCTGCTGCTGGATGGCGAGGAAGATTTGCGCGCCCTGCCCTTTTCCGAGCGACGCAAGCGGCTGGAGGCCTTCGTCGCCCGCATCGCTAGTCCCCAGATCGACCTGTCGCCGCTGCAGCCTTTTGAAACCTGGGAGGAACTGACCGCTCTGCGCGCCGAGCCGCCCGAGGGCGACGCCCAGCTATCTGAGGGTCTCATGCTCAAGCGGTGGGACAGCGCCTATGAGGCAGGCCGGCCCAAGGGCCCCTGGTTCAAATGGAAACGCGATCCGCATCTGATCGACGCGGTGCTGATGTACGCGCAGCGCGGACACGGCAAGCGGTCGAGCTTCTATTCCGACTACACCTTCGGCGTCTGGCGTGAGGACGCTGAAGGCGAGCGCTCCCTGACGCCCGTGGGCAAGGCCTACTTCGGCTTCACCGACGAGGAGCTGAAACTGCTGGACAAGTTCGTGCGCGACAACACCACCGACCGCTTTGGCCCCGTTCGGGCGGTGAAGGCCGGGGTGGATTTCGGCTTGGTGCTGGAAGTCGCGTTCGAGGGGCTGCAGCGCTCTACCCGTCACAAGAGCGGGGTGGCGATGCGCTTTCCGCGGATCAGCCGCATCCGCTGGGACAAGCCGGCGCGTGAGGCGGATGAGCTGGCCACCCTGGAGCGGATGCTAGGCTAG
- a CDS encoding acetyltransferase translates to MIMIRLSRPSDVPRLFDIWRDAVTATHDFLAAEDFEFISGMVRQSYLPEAVLHVVVDASDRPLAFMGLDGDKVDTLFVDPAHHGAGLGRALIETARARGIPLKVDVNEQNTRAIGFYERLGFRLAGRSETDSAGMPYPLLHLSEV, encoded by the coding sequence ATGATCATGATCCGCCTCAGTCGCCCTTCAGACGTGCCCCGCCTGTTTGACATCTGGCGTGACGCCGTCACCGCGACCCACGACTTCCTCGCGGCCGAGGACTTCGAATTCATCAGCGGAATGGTCCGCCAATCCTACCTGCCTGAGGCAGTGCTGCATGTCGTGGTGGACGCCTCCGACCGCCCCCTGGCGTTCATGGGCCTTGATGGCGACAAGGTAGACACGCTTTTCGTCGATCCCGCCCACCATGGCGCCGGCCTGGGCCGCGCCCTGATCGAGACGGCGCGGGCGAGAGGCATCCCCCTGAAGGTGGACGTCAACGAGCAGAACACCCGCGCCATCGGATTCTACGAGCGGCTGGGCTTTCGTCTCGCGGGACGGTCGGAGACCGACAGCGCCGGCATGCCCTACCCCCTGCTGCACCTGAGTGAGGTCTGA
- a CDS encoding PaaI family thioesterase — MPPDGFEPHARKSPVTDPWEPLFARTLDDRLILGLEVREPHTNSRGLLHGGLIAALVDNAMGLSCGRALEGQGVEAKGLVTVSLSLDYLGMAKLGQWLAFDTHFVKAGKTLCFAEAGVTADGATIARASASFRVLN, encoded by the coding sequence ATGCCTCCTGATGGTTTCGAACCGCATGCTCGCAAGAGTCCCGTCACCGATCCATGGGAGCCGCTCTTCGCGCGGACTCTCGACGATCGCCTCATCCTGGGATTGGAGGTGCGCGAGCCCCACACCAACTCGCGCGGACTTCTGCATGGCGGTCTGATCGCGGCGCTTGTCGACAACGCCATGGGCCTGTCCTGCGGTCGCGCGCTGGAGGGGCAGGGCGTCGAGGCGAAGGGGCTGGTGACCGTCTCACTCAGTCTCGACTATCTGGGCATGGCCAAGCTGGGCCAGTGGCTGGCCTTCGACACCCACTTCGTAAAGGCGGGCAAGACCCTGTGCTTCGCTGAAGCCGGCGTGACGGCGGACGGGGCGACGATCGCCCGCGCCAGCGCCAGTTTCCGGGTCCTGAACTAG
- a CDS encoding DUF1624 domain-containing protein, which produces MTTSTTTAMRTDPLTEPALTRAGAARLDVIDLLRGLVIILMVLDHARDYFHAEAFLYDPVDPARSNLAVFGTRWITHLCAPTFVFLSGVSAYLQRANGKTPTSLSRFLLTRGLWLVFLEITLVSLGFNFGPVLFMQVIWAIGASMVLLAALTWAPPAVVGALGAVIIIGHPALAGVDAADFGSWGLLWGFMMELTLIPGLGFVAYPLLPWAGVMFLGYGLGGLFLKAPQERRRTVLFVALGMLAAFAVLRGFNVYGDPVPWSIQASPERTAMSFMNLFKYPPSLLYVLATLGVSLMLSLPLEHLKGLPARVLLAFGRTPLFTYVLHIYVLHLGALAIAAATGFDPSILINFVVDPSRTVKAGWGFGLPMVYLLWALTIAALYPLSAWFAGVKRRRRDWWLSYL; this is translated from the coding sequence GTGACGACTTCGACCACCACCGCCATGCGGACCGATCCCTTGACCGAGCCGGCCCTGACCCGCGCCGGCGCGGCGCGCCTGGATGTCATCGACCTGCTGCGTGGCCTGGTCATCATCCTGATGGTGCTGGACCATGCGCGCGATTACTTCCACGCAGAGGCGTTCCTTTACGATCCCGTGGACCCAGCCAGGTCGAACCTGGCCGTGTTCGGCACACGCTGGATTACCCACCTGTGCGCACCAACCTTCGTCTTCCTGTCAGGCGTCTCGGCCTATCTGCAGCGGGCCAACGGCAAGACGCCGACCAGCCTGTCGCGCTTCCTGCTGACTCGCGGCCTTTGGCTGGTGTTCCTGGAGATCACGCTGGTCAGCCTTGGCTTCAATTTCGGCCCTGTGTTGTTCATGCAGGTCATCTGGGCGATCGGCGCCAGCATGGTGCTGCTGGCCGCACTGACCTGGGCGCCGCCGGCGGTGGTGGGCGCGCTCGGCGCGGTCATCATCATCGGTCACCCAGCCCTGGCCGGCGTCGATGCGGCCGACTTCGGCTCATGGGGCCTGCTCTGGGGCTTCATGATGGAGCTGACCCTGATCCCGGGCCTTGGCTTTGTGGCCTATCCCCTTTTGCCCTGGGCCGGGGTGATGTTCCTCGGCTATGGCCTGGGCGGGTTGTTTCTGAAGGCGCCGCAGGAGCGGCGGCGGACAGTGCTGTTCGTGGCGCTGGGCATGCTGGCGGCGTTTGCGGTGCTGCGCGGGTTCAACGTCTATGGCGACCCGGTTCCATGGAGCATTCAGGCCAGCCCTGAACGGACAGCGATGTCGTTCATGAACCTCTTCAAATACCCGCCGTCCCTGCTCTATGTGCTGGCGACGCTGGGCGTGTCCCTAATGCTGTCCCTGCCGCTGGAGCATCTAAAAGGGTTACCCGCGCGCGTGCTTCTGGCCTTCGGGCGGACGCCGCTGTTCACCTATGTGCTGCATATCTACGTACTGCACCTGGGCGCCTTGGCGATCGCGGCGGCCACCGGATTCGATCCATCGATCCTGATTAACTTCGTGGTCGATCCGAGCCGTACGGTGAAGGCTGGCTGGGGTTTCGGCCTGCCGATGGTCTACCTGCTGTGGGCCCTGACAATCGCGGCGCTCTATCCGCTGTCGGCCTGGTTCGCGGGCGTGAAGCGCCGCCGCCGCGACTGGTGGCTCAGCTACCTCTAG
- a CDS encoding PaaI family thioesterase produces MSDDLERFRNLALGMNKGSPQAAALGLETISIDPSGAVLKVPYHEQLVGDPETGVIAGGVVTTLLDHACGQAVHAAMETWTSIATLDLRIDYMRPAVAGKDILARAHCYKLTRSVAFVRAVAYDVDPDDPVAAAQAAFMLDSSAGRKAGANLKPPRAAQ; encoded by the coding sequence ATGAGCGACGACCTCGAACGGTTCCGAAATCTGGCCCTCGGCATGAACAAGGGCAGCCCTCAGGCGGCGGCCCTGGGCCTTGAGACCATCTCCATCGACCCCAGCGGCGCGGTGCTGAAGGTCCCCTATCATGAGCAGCTCGTGGGCGATCCCGAGACGGGCGTCATCGCTGGAGGCGTGGTCACCACCCTGCTGGACCATGCCTGCGGCCAGGCGGTCCATGCGGCCATGGAGACCTGGACCTCCATCGCCACCCTGGACCTGCGCATCGACTACATGCGCCCGGCCGTGGCGGGAAAGGACATCCTGGCCCGCGCCCATTGCTACAAGCTGACCCGCTCGGTCGCCTTCGTGCGGGCGGTGGCTTACGATGTCGATCCCGACGATCCCGTCGCGGCGGCTCAGGCCGCCTTCATGCTGGACTCCAGCGCCGGCCGCAAAGCCGGGGCCAATCTCAAGCCGCCGCGAGCCGCCCAATGA